A single genomic interval of Spinacia oleracea cultivar Varoflay chromosome 6, BTI_SOV_V1, whole genome shotgun sequence harbors:
- the LOC110795453 gene encoding uncharacterized protein encodes MGDRTCIRDLAKMFHIGETTFWRMIKRGNVRPHTNPLHPGLQDPNMVQRVKWVINLLEGDNPQTKRQYQPMFDFVHIDEKWFYLSKKAQRMYLGRDERGKYKSGKSSKFIPKVMFTAAIARPRFNSQNECTFDGKLMIFPFTYQEAAKRNSKNSDKGTMVTKVVEPVRKKETSDMLINHIVPTMMRKWPPSEGPKTISIQQDNARTHITQSDIIWQQVHQQGDFTFILVQQLRNSPDLNILDLNV; translated from the coding sequence ATGGGTGACAGAACATGCATAAGGGATTTGGCAAAGATGTTCCATATTGGAGAAACAACCTTTTGGAGAATGATAAAAAGAGGTAATGTTAGACCACACACAAATCCTCTACATCCTGGTTTGCAAGACCCCAACATGGTACAAAGAGTCAAATGGGTTATAAATTTACTAGAAGGGGACAATCCACAAACAAAGAGGCAATACCAACCAATGtttgattttgtgcatattGATGAGAAGTGGTTCTACTTGAGCAAAAAAGCACAAAGGATGTATTTGGGGAGGGATGAAAGGGGCAAATACAAATCAGGAAAGTCAAGCAAGTTTATACCAAAGGTAATGTTCACAGCAGCAATTGCAAGGCCAAGATTCAATTCTCAAAATGAATGCACATTTGATGGCAAATTGATGATCTTTCCATTTACTTATCAAGAAGCAGCAAAAAGGAATTCAAAAAACAGCGACAAGGGAACAATGGTCACTAAAGTGGTTGAACCAGTCAGAAAGAAGGAAACAAGCGACATGCTCATCAATCACATTGTACCAACAATGATGCGAAAATGGCCTCCAAGTGAAGGTCCAAAAACAATATCCATACAACAAGATAATGCAAGAACACACATAACTCAATCTGATATAATATGGCAACAAGTGCATCAACAAGGAGACTTCACATTCATTCTTGTTCAACAACTACGAAACAGTCCAGACTTGAACATATTagatttaaatgtttag